The following coding sequences are from one SAR86 cluster bacterium window:
- the rsmG gene encoding 16S rRNA (guanine(527)-N(7))-methyltransferase RsmG: MLFDLTDQKSLKPLDEEQQINLNKFLALLRKWNKTRNLVSRQTSAQDLYHHVIDCLALNKELNCKKLLDVGSGAGFPGIVTAISNPQLEITLLDSNLKKISFLNHIKAELQLKNIKVVHKRIEDFDMSKEDWLVSRAFSSPEELIKKIKEKAPKDLVFLMMVSKNLKPSILGYDVDYIESSAAKILKKNRGFLKISLSKTDIV; this comes from the coding sequence ATGTTGTTTGATCTAACTGATCAAAAAAGTCTAAAACCATTAGACGAGGAACAACAAATAAACTTAAATAAATTTCTCGCTTTACTTAGAAAGTGGAATAAGACTAGAAACTTGGTTTCCAGGCAAACATCTGCACAAGATTTATATCATCATGTAATCGATTGCTTGGCGCTAAACAAAGAATTAAATTGTAAAAAGTTGTTAGACGTTGGAAGTGGCGCAGGATTTCCAGGAATAGTGACAGCTATATCAAACCCCCAATTAGAAATAACTTTGCTTGATTCAAACTTAAAAAAAATTTCTTTCCTCAACCACATAAAAGCAGAGCTCCAATTAAAAAATATTAAAGTTGTTCATAAAAGGATAGAAGACTTTGATATGTCAAAAGAAGACTGGCTAGTCTCTAGAGCTTTTTCAAGCCCAGAAGAGTTAATAAAAAAAATTAAAGAAAAAGCCCCGAAAGACCTAGTTTTTTTAATGATGGTTTCTAAAAATCTAAAGCCCTCAATACTCGGATACGATGTTGATTATATTGAATCTTCAGCGGCAAAGATCTTAAAAAAAAATAGAGGGTTTTTAAAAATATCGTTATCTAAAACTGATATAGTTTAA
- a CDS encoding ParA family protein, with protein MTTLVVANQKGGVGKTTTALNLAASLSAASRSVLLVDLDSQKNSTSGSGITEKLSNLTLLDVLIDEEPISSIILKTEYKFDLIPASQELVSAEMELINKSNPTELLKKKLNQVKQNYDYILIDCPPSLGMLSVSALRAADQVLIPLQCEYYSLEGLASMSKTIEEINSSTGDEIKISVILRTMFDIRNKSARDVSSELEKHFANELCSTIIPRNVKLSEAPSYGMPALYYEPEAKGTIAYLALAGELINKYERTGPSEL; from the coding sequence TTGACTACTTTAGTTGTTGCAAATCAAAAGGGCGGCGTGGGAAAGACAACCACCGCCTTAAATTTAGCCGCTTCTTTATCGGCAGCATCGAGGAGCGTATTGTTGGTGGATCTAGATTCACAAAAGAATTCTACGTCTGGTTCAGGCATTACTGAAAAATTAAGTAATTTAACCCTTTTAGATGTTTTAATAGACGAAGAGCCAATAAGCTCGATAATCCTAAAAACTGAATACAAATTTGATTTAATTCCCGCAAGTCAAGAGCTAGTTTCAGCTGAAATGGAACTTATAAATAAAAGCAACCCAACCGAACTCCTCAAGAAAAAGTTAAATCAGGTAAAGCAAAATTACGATTACATATTAATAGATTGCCCGCCATCTCTTGGAATGTTGTCGGTCAGTGCATTGCGTGCAGCTGATCAAGTATTAATACCTCTACAGTGCGAATATTATTCTTTGGAGGGTCTCGCCTCCATGAGCAAAACAATTGAGGAGATTAACTCTTCAACGGGAGATGAAATTAAAATATCTGTTATTCTAAGAACTATGTTTGATATTAGAAATAAGTCTGCGAGAGATGTCTCAAGCGAACTTGAAAAACATTTCGCCAACGAATTGTGCTCAACTATTATTCCCAGAAACGTAAAGCTTTCAGAGGCTCCTAGTTATGGAATGCCCGCTCTATATTATGAGCCGGAGGCCAAAGGCACTATTGCTTATCTTGCGCTAGCAGGAGAATTAATCAATAAATACGAAAGAACAGGGCCAAGTGAACTCTGA